Proteins encoded by one window of Elaeis guineensis isolate ETL-2024a chromosome 12, EG11, whole genome shotgun sequence:
- the LOC105054823 gene encoding DNA mismatch repair protein MSH3 isoform X1, with protein MGKPKQQVISRFFAPKSSSQNPPPSSSSPPRTLSKLLPKISATVSFSPSKRLPTLTPSSSPSPKKTKTLAIPTPPSNPSLHQKFLSKLLEPPSCFPSPSSTPQSLPPNPKYTPLEQQVLELKSKYPDVLLMIEVGYRYRFFGDDAENAARVLGIFAHVDRNFLTASVPTFRLNFHVRRLVGAGYKVGVVKQTETAAIKAHGSNRLAPFSRGLSALYTRSTIEAAEDMGGDGEEGPGAESGNYLVCVVEKEALVGNRSCGIEGSFEVKIGVLAVEISTGEVIHGEFSDNGMRSGLEAVILSLSPAEILLGEPLSMATEKLLLAYAGPSSNVRVERTSRDCFNDGGALAEVMSLYESVGDDTLIAEHDTQVMDMSKEENHHIGIEGIMSMPELAVQALALTIRYLKQFGLERILSSGASFRPFSSTFEMTLSANTLHQLEVLKNNADGSMEGSLFQAMNHTCTAFGSRLFKHWVTHPLCDRNSIAARLDAVSEIAESMGSCRGSQNEIELEGDNLCKVLVQPELDNILSSVLMMLGKSPDIQRGITRIVHRTATASEFIGVIEAVLTSGKQLQNLHVEDDEKIVKSALLRRLICTASSSTIITHAAKLLSCLNKEAAEQRDVLNLFIACGDQFPEVARGRLAVQMEEEKLDSLIYQYRKQLGMRNLEFMSVSGTTHLIELPTDARVPSNWVKVSSTKKTVRYQPPEVLTALDKLLLAKEELAVACRTTWDNFLMGFSKYYAQFRAAVQALAALDCLHSLAILSRNQNYVRPVFVNSDEPSQIHITSGRHPVLESMLGDNFVPNDTNLHEDGEYCQIVTGPNMGGKSCYIRQVALIAIMAQVGSFVPASSAKLHVFDGIYTRMGASDSIQQGRSTFFEELSEASHIVHNCSSHSLVIIDELGRGTSTHDGVAIAYATLHYLLKQKKCMVLFVTHYPKILDIQKEFEGSVGAYHVSYLTSQKPFKITDSKSEFSVGEPDQGEVTFLYKVVCGASDKSFGLNVARLAQLPSSCIARAAIVAAKLEAELSERVGNGAQNIEMPAQNERGRNYSKSTGFSYSEYDRFENFGEVCHNLLSCIKSALDDAEPMNILYALKDARELALKTVSGQPSSDTMEAKGV; from the exons ATGGGGAAGCCAAAGCAGCAGGTGATTTCCCGCTTCTTTGCCCCAAAATCCTCCTCTCAAAACCCacctccctcctcctcctccccccctCGTACCCTCTCCAAACTTCTCCCCAAGATCTCCGCCACCGTCTCCTTCTCCCCCTCCAAGCGCCTCCCAACCCTAaccccctcctcttctccttcccccaAGAAAACCAAAACCCTCGCCATCCCCACTCCCCCCTCCAACCCCTCCCTCCACCAAAAATTCCTCTCCAagctcctcgagcccccttcctgCTTCCCCTCCCCCTCTTCCACCCCCCAATCCCTCCCTCCTAACCCTAAGTACACCCCTCTCGAGCAGCAAGTCCTCGAGCTCAAATCCAAGTACCCCGACGTCCTCCTCATGATCGAGGTCGGCTACAGGTACCGGTTCTTCGGCGACGACGCGGAGAACGCTGCCCGGGTTCTTGGAATTTTCGCCCATGTGGACCGCAATTTTCTCACTGCCAGCGTCCCGACCTTCCGGTTGAATTTCCACGTTCGCCGGCTTGTCGGGGCCGGCTACAAGGTTGGCGTCGTCAAGCAGACGGAGACGGCGGCGATCAAGGCCCATGGCTCAAACCGGCTCGCGCCATTCAGTCGGGGGTTGTCGGCCTTGTATACTAGGTCCAcgatcgaggcggcggaggatatGGGGGGTGATGGGGAGGAGGGGCCGGGGGCGGAGAGTGGTAATTATCTTGTTTGTGTTGTAGAAAAGGAGGCGTTGGTGGGGAATAGGAGTTGTGGGATCGAGGGGAGTTTTGAGGTGAAGATTGGGGTGCTGGCGGTGGAGATTTCAACAGGGGAGGTTATTCATGGGGAGTTTAGTGATAATGGAATGAGGTCGGGGCTTGAGGCGGTGATTCTGAGCTTGTCTCCTGCTGAGATTCTTCTTGGTGAACCCCTGTCAATGGCAACAGAGAAG CTACTATTGGCATATGCTGGACCCTCATCTAATGTCCGAGTTGAGCGTACATCACGCGATTGTTTTAATGATGGGGGTGCACTTGCTGAAGTGATGTCTTTATATGAGAGCGTAGGTGATGATACTTTGATTGCTGAACATGATACACAAGTTATGGACATGAGCAAGGAGGAAAACCATCACATTGGAATTGAG GGAATCATGTCTATGCCTGAATTAGCTGTGCAAGCATTGGCATTGACCATTCGTTACCTTAAGCAGTTTGGTTTGGAAAGGATATTGTCTTCGGGTGCTTCATTTCGACCTTTTTCCAGCACCTTCGAAATGACTTTATCAGCAAATACACTTCATCAACTCGAG GTCTTGAAGAACAATGCTGATGGTTCTATGGAAGGATCATTATTCCAAGCTATGAACCATACTTGTACTGCATTTGGTTCAAGGCTTTTCAAACATTGG GTGACTCATCCTCTATGTGATAGAAACTCGATAGCTGCTCGTCTCGATGCAGTTTCTGAGATTGCTGAATCAATGGGGTCATGCAGAGGTTCACAAAATGAAATTGAGCTTGAAGGGGACAATCTCTGTAAGGTGCTTGTGCAACCTGAACTTGATAATATTCTTTCTTCAGTTTTGATGATGTTGGGGAAGTCACCTGACATTCAGCGAGGAATAACAAGAATTGTTCACCGCACAGCCACAGCATCTGAG ttcaTTGGAGTCATTGAGGCTGTCCTAACCTCCGGGAAGCAATTACAGAACCTTCATGTCGAGGATGATGAGAAAATTGTGAAATCTGCTTTACTCAGAAGGCTAATTTGTACTGCTTCATCATCTACTATTATCACTCATGCTGCAAAACTTTTATCTTGCCTAAACAAGGAGGCAGCTGAACAGCGTGATGTGTTAAATTTATTTATTGCTTGTGGCGATCAGTTTCCAGAG GTCGCTAGAGGCCGTCTAGCTGTCCAGATGGAAGAAGAGAAGCTGGATTCATTAATTTATCAGTACCGAAAGCAGCTTGGAATGCGCAACTTGGAATTCATGAGTGTATCTGGAACGACACACTTGATAGAA CTACCCACAGACGCAAGGGTTCCATCAAACTGGGTCAAAGTTAGCAGTACCAAGAAAACTGTCCGATATCAACCCCCAGAAGTCTTGACAGCCTTAGATAAATTGTTGCTTGCCAAGGAAGAACTTGCTGTTGCCTGCAGGACTACCTGGGATAATTTTTTAATGGGCTTTTCTAAATACTATGCCCAATTTCGAGCAGCTGTTCAAGCATTAGCTGCATTGGACTGTCTGCATTCACTTGCCATTCTTTCAAGAAATCAG AATTATGTCCGGCCAGTTTTTGTTAACAGTGATGAACCAAGTCAAATTCATATCACTTCAGGCCGTCACCCG GTTCTAGAGTCAATGTTGGGAGATAACTTTGTTCCGAATGACACCAACTTACATGAGGATGGTGAGTACTGTCAGATCGTTACAGGACCAAATATGGGTGGAAAGAGTTGCTACATTCGCCAAGTTGCCCTCATAGCTATTATGGCTCAG GTTGGTTCCTTTGTACCAGCATCATCAGCAAAGTTGCATGTATTTGATGGTATATATACCCGCATGGGCGCATCAGATAGCATCCAGCAAGGAAGGAGCACCTTCTTTGAAGAATTGAGTGAAGCTTCTCACATAGTACACAATTGCTCATCACACTCGCTGGTCATCATTGATGAGCTTGGCCGGGGCACAAGCACACATGACGGTGTTGCGATTGCTTATGCAACACTACATTACCTTCTTAAGCAGAAGAAATGCATGGTTCTTTTTGTCACCCACTATCCCAAGATTTTGGATATTCAGAAAGAATTTGAAGGATCTGTTGGGGCATACCATGTTTCCTATCTGACTTCACAGAAACCTTTCAAAATTACTGATTCAAAATCAGAATTTAGTGTTGGGGAACCAGACCAAGGAGAGGTTACTTTCCTTTATAAAGTTGTTTGTGGTGCATCAGATAAGAGCTTTGGTCTTAATGTTGCCAGACTTGCACAG CTACCATCTTCATGTATTGCACGAGCTGCTATCGTGGCTGCAAAATTAGAAGCAGAGTTAAGCGAACGGGTGGGAAACGGTGCACAGAACATAGAAATGCCAGCCCAAAATGAAAGGGGGAGAAACTATTCTAAATCAACAGGTTTTTCATATAGTGAATATGATCGCTTTGAAAATTTTGGAGAAGTATGCCACAATCTGTTGTCTTGTATAAAATCTGCATTGGATGATGCCGAGCCAATGAACATCTTATACGCTTTAAAAGATGCAAGAGAGCTTGCATTGAAGACGGTAAGCGGGCAACCGTCCAGCGACACCATGGAAGCTAAAGGAGTATAA
- the LOC105054825 gene encoding pre-mRNA cleavage factor Im 25 kDa subunit 2, whose translation MVTSTAVNMYPLANYTFGTKEPKMEKDTSVADRLARMKVNYMKEGMRTSVEAILLVQEHNHPHILLLQIGNTFCKLPGGRLKPGENEIEGLKRKLSSKLGANSPSFQQNWQIGECVAVWWRPNFETAMYPYCPPHITKPKECKKLFLVHLPEREFFAVPKNLKLLAVPLFELYDNVSRYGPIISTIPQQLSRFQFNMVSS comes from the exons ATGGTAACGTCTACGGCGGTGAACATGTACCCGCTCGCTAACTACACTTTCGGGACGAAGGAGCCCAAGATGGAGAAGGACACCTCCGTCGCCGATCGCCTCGCTCGCATGAAGGTCAA CTATATGAAAGAAGGTATGCGGACGAGTGTTGAGGCGATTTTACTG GTACAGGAGCACAACCATCCCCATATATTGCTACTGCAAATTGGAAATACGTTTTGTAAACTTCCTGGTGGACGTCTGAAGCCTGGAGAGAATG AAATTGAGGGTTTGAAACGGAAGCTGTCTAGCAAACTTGGTGCCAACTCACCTTCCTTCCAGCAAAATTGGCAG ATTGGAGAGTGTGTTGCTGTGTGGTGGAGGCCAAACTTTGAAACAGCAATGTACCCATATTGTCCTCCTCATATTACCAAGCCCAAG GAGTGTAAGAAGCTTTTTCTTGTTCACCTGCCAGAAAGAGAATTCTTTGCTGTTCCCAAAAACTTGAAGTTGCTTGCTGTTCCATTGTTTGAACTGTATGACAATGTTTCG AGATATGGACCTATTATCTCAACCATTCCACAACAGTTATCAAGGTTCCAGTTCAACATGGTCAGTTCGTGA
- the LOC105054826 gene encoding pentatricopeptide repeat-containing protein At3g29230: protein MCRASLPIERSLPDILKHCNFQQLKQIHGLLLTSSLSQVPTLSSLFIRRATDLGRMAYAEFVFSSAGVLPHVLIWNAMIRGYAYNGPHENCLHLLEEMPQRGLKPNEFTYPYVLDACTRLGDCEFGKKVHCRVIKAGVDFVPSIGSSLLNFYMEMERSRLLVGSLTDGRKVFDGLADKTIGLWNRMISEYVGFGDIESARRLFEEMPERDVVSWNAMLSGYVRATDVERAKDLFQRMPVKDVVSWTSMIRGLADSGNFRAARRLFDDMPVRNVVSWNCMLSSYTRHGRFQQALDLFRQMHADGIVPDGFTFVAALSACAHLGALEIGKWIHFNLIKDGLQSGAIVGTALVEMYAKCGDIDRALKIFIKMVKKDVFCWNVMIKALAIHGRVEDAMKLFALMKRGGLLLNDYTFMSVLFACSHGGFVEEGRQIFDSMEQDFKIQPKIEHYGCLVDLLCRNARLEEAQQVIKEMPYEPDVAVWGALLGGCRTRNDLRLAEKAMERIAELETNEGGVYALVSNMYAASSEWNEALKARHKMEQRGIWKCKGYSSILEAADVR from the coding sequence ATGTGCCGCGCTTCTTTGCCAATCGAACGGAGCCTCCCAGACATCCTAAAGCACTGCAACTTCCAACAGCTGAAGCAAATCCATGGCCTACTCCTCACCTCCTCGCTCTCCCAAGTCCCCACCCTCTCCTCCCTCTTTATCCGCCGAGCCACAGATCTTGGCCGTATGGCCTACGCCGAGTTCGTCTTCTCCTCCGCCGGCGTCCTTCCCCACGTGCTTATCTGGAACGCCATGATCCGAGGCTACGCCTACAATGGCCCCCACGAGAACTGCCTCCATTTGCTCGAGGAAATGCCTCAGCGAGGCCTAAAGCCTAATGAATTCACCTACCCGTATGTCTTAGATGCATGCACCCGCCTTGGTGATTGTGAGTTTGGGAAGAAGGTGCATTGCCGGGTTATCAAGGCCGGTGTCGATTTTGTCCCTTCGATTGGTAGTTCGCTGTTGAATTTTTATATGGAGATGGAAAGATCTCGCCTTTTGGTTGGATCATTAACCGACGGGCGGAAGGTTTTTGACGGTTTGGCGGACAAAACGATTGGTCTGTGGAATCGGATGATATCGGAATACGTTGGTTTCGGTGACATCGAGTCTGCAAGGAGGCTCTTTGAGGAAATGCCGGAGAGGGACGTGGTATCATGGAATGCGATGCTTTCAGGCTACGTGAGAGCCACGGATGTAGAGAGGGCAAAAGACTTGTTCCAAAGGATGCCAGTGAAGGACGTCGTGTCTTGGACATCCATGATCAGAGGTTTAGCTGATTCGGGCAATTTTAGAGCAGCAAGGAGATTGTTTGACGACATGCCAGTGAGGAATGTAGTATCTTGGAATTGCATGCTTTCGAGCTACACCCGTCATGGAAGATTTCAGCAGGCATTGGATCTCTTCCGTCAGATGCACGCAGATGGAATTGTTCCGGATGGCTTTACATTTGTTGCAGCTTTATCAGCTTGTGCTCACCTCGGAGCTTTGGAGATTGGGAAATGGATACATTTCAACCTTATAAAAGATGGGCTTCAGTCTGGAGCTATAGTGGGGACAGCTCTGGTAGAAATGTATGCCAAGTGTGGGGACATTGATAGAGCACTTAAAATCTTCATCAAGATGGTCAAGAAGGATGTGTTCTGTTGGAATGTGATGATTAAAGCACTTGCAATTCATGGAAGGGTAGAGGATGCTATGAAACTCTTTGCACTAATGAAAAGAGGAGGACTTTTGCTTAATGACTACACATTTATGAGCGTGTTGTTTGCTTGTAGTCATGGAGGGTTTGTCGAAGAGGGTCGCCAAATCTTCGATTCTATGGAGCAAGACTTCAAGATTCAGCCAAAAATTGAACACTATGGGTGTCTAGTTGATCTTCTCTGCCGTAATGCTCGATTGGAAGAAGCGCAACAAGTGATAAAAGAGATGCCTTATGAGCCTGATGTTGCTGTGTGGGGAGCTCTGCTTGGTGGCTGTAGAACAAGGAATGATCTTAGATTGGCGGAGAAGGCAATGGAAAGAATTGCAGAGTTGGAAACCAATGAGGGCGGAGTTTATGCACTTGTATCAAATATGTATGCTGCTTCCAGTGAATGGAATGAGGCACTGAAGGCAAGACACAAGATGGAGCAGAGAGGAATTTGGAAGTGCAAAGGGTATAGCAGCATTCTTGAGGCTGCTGATGTGAGATAG
- the LOC105054824 gene encoding WD repeat-containing protein RUP2: MNSGISNSNDDSNQEEEEEEEEEEDETPEDRARCEWDFHLASIISPSTTREVSDVIGAIEFDPTGHLLATGGISRKIRIYALSSLVSPHGYNNINPTTNFSDHSTTCKFYICTPAKLSSLRWQPNSGGRVIGSGDYDGVVTEYDVESHVAIFERDEHDGRRVWSIDYSIDGELGVSGSDDGTAHIWDRRCNGGSVWAAKAGGAVCGVEFDPGGGPWIGVGSADRHAYVYDIRAGAAGGPVAVLGGHGRAVTYVRFATAGGGGRVVTSGTDGSHRLWSWEEGREVRVYRGHANKRSFVGLSVWREGGLVGSGSESGEVFVYDLRWGEPVWVNRWAGDRADADRGFVSAVSWRQTPGEREGLLVAGGSDGVLQAFVSKRKAGYD, from the coding sequence ATGAACTCTGGAATCTCCAACTCCAACGATGATTcaaaccaagaagaagaagaagaagaagaagaagaagaagatgagacaCCCGAAGACAGAGCTCGCTGTGAATGGGACTTCCACCTCGCCTCCATCATCTCCCCTTCAACCACTAGAGAAGTCTCCGACGTCATCGGCGCCATCGAGTTTGACCCCACCGGCCACCTCTTAGCCACCGGTGGCATCTCTAGAAAGATAAGAATCTACGCTCTCAGTTCTCTAGTATCACCACATGGATACAATAATATTAATCCAACCACAAACTTTTCCGACCACTCCACCACCTGCAAATTCTATATCTGCACGCCGGCCAAGCTAAGCAGCCTCCGGTGGCAGCCCAATTCCGGCGGTCGCGTCATCGGCTCGGGGGACTACGACGGCGTCGTGACCGAGTACGACGTCGAGAGCCACGTCGCGATTTTTGAACGCGACGAGCATGATGGCCGGCGAGTGTGGAGCATAGACTATTCGATCGACGGGGAGCTCGGGGTGTCGGGCTCCGACGACGGTACTGCGCATATATGGGATAGGAGGTGCAATGGCGGCAGCGTGTGGGCAGCGAAAGCCGGCGGAGCCGTTTGCGGCGTGGAGTTCGACCCGGGGGGCGGGCCATGGATCGGCGTCGGGAGCGCCGACCGGCATGCGTACGTGTACGATATTCGGGCGGGGGCGGCGGGGGGGCCGGTGGCGGTTTTAGGGGGGCACGGCCGGGCGGTGACGTATGTAAGGTTCGCCACCGCGGGCGGCGGAGGGAGGGTGGTGACGTCGGGGACGGATGGGAGCCACAGGCTGTGGAGTTGGGAGGAGGGGAGGGAGGTGAGGGTTTACAGAGGGCACGCGAACAAGCGGAGTTTTGTGGGGTTGTCGGTGTGGAGGGAGGGAGGATTGGTGGGGAGCGGGTCGGAGAGCGGGGAGGTGTTCGTATACGACCTCCGGTGGGGGGAGCCGGTCTGGGTGAACCGGTGGGCGGGGGACCGGGCCGATGCGGACCGGGGTTTCGTTAGCGCCGTTAGCTGGAGGCAGACGCCGGGGGAACGGGAGGGGTTGCTGGTAGCTGGGGGTTCGGATGGAGTGCTGCAGGCGTTCGTTAGCAAGAGGAAGGCCGGGTATGACTGA
- the LOC105054823 gene encoding DNA mismatch repair protein MSH3 isoform X2, whose translation MGKPKQQVISRFFAPKSSSQNPPPSSSSPPRTLSKLLPKISATVSFSPSKRLPTLTPSSSPSPKKTKTLAIPTPPSNPSLHQKFLSKLLEPPSCFPSPSSTPQSLPPNPKYTPLEQQVLELKSKYPDVLLMIEVGYRYRFFGDDAENAARVLGIFAHVDRNFLTASVPTFRLNFHVRRLVGAGYKVGVVKQTETAAIKAHGSNRLAPFSRGLSALYTRSTIEAAEDMGGDGEEGPGAESGNYLVCVVEKEALVGNRSCGIEGSFEVKIGVLAVEISTGEVIHGEFSDNGMRSGLEAVILSLSPAEILLGEPLSMATEKLLLAYAGPSSNVRVERTSRDCFNDGGALAEVMSLYESVGDDTLIAEHDTQVMDMSKEENHHIGIEGIMSMPELAVQALALTIRYLKQFGLERILSSGASFRPFSSTFEMTLSANTLHQLEVLKNNADGSMEGSLFQAMNHTCTAFGSRLFKHWVTHPLCDRNSIAARLDAVSEIAESMGSCRGSQNEIELEGDNLCKFIGVIEAVLTSGKQLQNLHVEDDEKIVKSALLRRLICTASSSTIITHAAKLLSCLNKEAAEQRDVLNLFIACGDQFPEVARGRLAVQMEEEKLDSLIYQYRKQLGMRNLEFMSVSGTTHLIELPTDARVPSNWVKVSSTKKTVRYQPPEVLTALDKLLLAKEELAVACRTTWDNFLMGFSKYYAQFRAAVQALAALDCLHSLAILSRNQNYVRPVFVNSDEPSQIHITSGRHPVLESMLGDNFVPNDTNLHEDGEYCQIVTGPNMGGKSCYIRQVALIAIMAQVGSFVPASSAKLHVFDGIYTRMGASDSIQQGRSTFFEELSEASHIVHNCSSHSLVIIDELGRGTSTHDGVAIAYATLHYLLKQKKCMVLFVTHYPKILDIQKEFEGSVGAYHVSYLTSQKPFKITDSKSEFSVGEPDQGEVTFLYKVVCGASDKSFGLNVARLAQLPSSCIARAAIVAAKLEAELSERVGNGAQNIEMPAQNERGRNYSKSTGFSYSEYDRFENFGEVCHNLLSCIKSALDDAEPMNILYALKDARELALKTVSGQPSSDTMEAKGV comes from the exons ATGGGGAAGCCAAAGCAGCAGGTGATTTCCCGCTTCTTTGCCCCAAAATCCTCCTCTCAAAACCCacctccctcctcctcctccccccctCGTACCCTCTCCAAACTTCTCCCCAAGATCTCCGCCACCGTCTCCTTCTCCCCCTCCAAGCGCCTCCCAACCCTAaccccctcctcttctccttcccccaAGAAAACCAAAACCCTCGCCATCCCCACTCCCCCCTCCAACCCCTCCCTCCACCAAAAATTCCTCTCCAagctcctcgagcccccttcctgCTTCCCCTCCCCCTCTTCCACCCCCCAATCCCTCCCTCCTAACCCTAAGTACACCCCTCTCGAGCAGCAAGTCCTCGAGCTCAAATCCAAGTACCCCGACGTCCTCCTCATGATCGAGGTCGGCTACAGGTACCGGTTCTTCGGCGACGACGCGGAGAACGCTGCCCGGGTTCTTGGAATTTTCGCCCATGTGGACCGCAATTTTCTCACTGCCAGCGTCCCGACCTTCCGGTTGAATTTCCACGTTCGCCGGCTTGTCGGGGCCGGCTACAAGGTTGGCGTCGTCAAGCAGACGGAGACGGCGGCGATCAAGGCCCATGGCTCAAACCGGCTCGCGCCATTCAGTCGGGGGTTGTCGGCCTTGTATACTAGGTCCAcgatcgaggcggcggaggatatGGGGGGTGATGGGGAGGAGGGGCCGGGGGCGGAGAGTGGTAATTATCTTGTTTGTGTTGTAGAAAAGGAGGCGTTGGTGGGGAATAGGAGTTGTGGGATCGAGGGGAGTTTTGAGGTGAAGATTGGGGTGCTGGCGGTGGAGATTTCAACAGGGGAGGTTATTCATGGGGAGTTTAGTGATAATGGAATGAGGTCGGGGCTTGAGGCGGTGATTCTGAGCTTGTCTCCTGCTGAGATTCTTCTTGGTGAACCCCTGTCAATGGCAACAGAGAAG CTACTATTGGCATATGCTGGACCCTCATCTAATGTCCGAGTTGAGCGTACATCACGCGATTGTTTTAATGATGGGGGTGCACTTGCTGAAGTGATGTCTTTATATGAGAGCGTAGGTGATGATACTTTGATTGCTGAACATGATACACAAGTTATGGACATGAGCAAGGAGGAAAACCATCACATTGGAATTGAG GGAATCATGTCTATGCCTGAATTAGCTGTGCAAGCATTGGCATTGACCATTCGTTACCTTAAGCAGTTTGGTTTGGAAAGGATATTGTCTTCGGGTGCTTCATTTCGACCTTTTTCCAGCACCTTCGAAATGACTTTATCAGCAAATACACTTCATCAACTCGAG GTCTTGAAGAACAATGCTGATGGTTCTATGGAAGGATCATTATTCCAAGCTATGAACCATACTTGTACTGCATTTGGTTCAAGGCTTTTCAAACATTGG GTGACTCATCCTCTATGTGATAGAAACTCGATAGCTGCTCGTCTCGATGCAGTTTCTGAGATTGCTGAATCAATGGGGTCATGCAGAGGTTCACAAAATGAAATTGAGCTTGAAGGGGACAATCTCTGTAAG ttcaTTGGAGTCATTGAGGCTGTCCTAACCTCCGGGAAGCAATTACAGAACCTTCATGTCGAGGATGATGAGAAAATTGTGAAATCTGCTTTACTCAGAAGGCTAATTTGTACTGCTTCATCATCTACTATTATCACTCATGCTGCAAAACTTTTATCTTGCCTAAACAAGGAGGCAGCTGAACAGCGTGATGTGTTAAATTTATTTATTGCTTGTGGCGATCAGTTTCCAGAG GTCGCTAGAGGCCGTCTAGCTGTCCAGATGGAAGAAGAGAAGCTGGATTCATTAATTTATCAGTACCGAAAGCAGCTTGGAATGCGCAACTTGGAATTCATGAGTGTATCTGGAACGACACACTTGATAGAA CTACCCACAGACGCAAGGGTTCCATCAAACTGGGTCAAAGTTAGCAGTACCAAGAAAACTGTCCGATATCAACCCCCAGAAGTCTTGACAGCCTTAGATAAATTGTTGCTTGCCAAGGAAGAACTTGCTGTTGCCTGCAGGACTACCTGGGATAATTTTTTAATGGGCTTTTCTAAATACTATGCCCAATTTCGAGCAGCTGTTCAAGCATTAGCTGCATTGGACTGTCTGCATTCACTTGCCATTCTTTCAAGAAATCAG AATTATGTCCGGCCAGTTTTTGTTAACAGTGATGAACCAAGTCAAATTCATATCACTTCAGGCCGTCACCCG GTTCTAGAGTCAATGTTGGGAGATAACTTTGTTCCGAATGACACCAACTTACATGAGGATGGTGAGTACTGTCAGATCGTTACAGGACCAAATATGGGTGGAAAGAGTTGCTACATTCGCCAAGTTGCCCTCATAGCTATTATGGCTCAG GTTGGTTCCTTTGTACCAGCATCATCAGCAAAGTTGCATGTATTTGATGGTATATATACCCGCATGGGCGCATCAGATAGCATCCAGCAAGGAAGGAGCACCTTCTTTGAAGAATTGAGTGAAGCTTCTCACATAGTACACAATTGCTCATCACACTCGCTGGTCATCATTGATGAGCTTGGCCGGGGCACAAGCACACATGACGGTGTTGCGATTGCTTATGCAACACTACATTACCTTCTTAAGCAGAAGAAATGCATGGTTCTTTTTGTCACCCACTATCCCAAGATTTTGGATATTCAGAAAGAATTTGAAGGATCTGTTGGGGCATACCATGTTTCCTATCTGACTTCACAGAAACCTTTCAAAATTACTGATTCAAAATCAGAATTTAGTGTTGGGGAACCAGACCAAGGAGAGGTTACTTTCCTTTATAAAGTTGTTTGTGGTGCATCAGATAAGAGCTTTGGTCTTAATGTTGCCAGACTTGCACAG CTACCATCTTCATGTATTGCACGAGCTGCTATCGTGGCTGCAAAATTAGAAGCAGAGTTAAGCGAACGGGTGGGAAACGGTGCACAGAACATAGAAATGCCAGCCCAAAATGAAAGGGGGAGAAACTATTCTAAATCAACAGGTTTTTCATATAGTGAATATGATCGCTTTGAAAATTTTGGAGAAGTATGCCACAATCTGTTGTCTTGTATAAAATCTGCATTGGATGATGCCGAGCCAATGAACATCTTATACGCTTTAAAAGATGCAAGAGAGCTTGCATTGAAGACGGTAAGCGGGCAACCGTCCAGCGACACCATGGAAGCTAAAGGAGTATAA